A part of Entelurus aequoreus isolate RoL-2023_Sb linkage group LG10, RoL_Eaeq_v1.1, whole genome shotgun sequence genomic DNA contains:
- the LOC133659012 gene encoding MOB-like protein phocein isoform X1: MVQHRGWPTSGYFVEMVMAEGTAVLRRNRPGTKAKDFYNWPDESFEEMDSTLAVQQYIQQNIRSDCSNIDKILEPPEGQDEGVWKYEHLRQFCLELNGLAVKLQSECHPDTCTQMTATEQWIFLCAAHKTPKECPAIDYTRHTLDGAACLLNSNKYFPSRVSIKESSVGKLGSVCRRIYRIFSHAYFHHRQIFDKYENETFLCHRFTRFVMKYNLMSKDNLIVPILEEEVQNTSSAGESEA; the protein is encoded by the exons ATGGTACAACACCGCGGCTGGCCTACATCCGGGTATTTTGTCGAGATGGTCATGGCGGAGGGGACTGCAGTTCTCAGGAGGAATCGGCCTGGAACCAAAGCGAAG GACTTCTACAACTGGCCGGATGAGTCATTCGAAGAGATGGACAGCACCCTGGCTGTTCAACAG TACATCCAGCAGAACATCCGCTCAGATTGCTCCAACATAGACAAAATCCTGGAGCCTCCGGAGGGTCAGGATGAGGGCGTGTGGAAGTATGAGCACCTCAG ACAATTTTGCTTGGAGCTCAACGGACTAGCAGTCAAACTGCAG AGCGAGTGCCATCCAGACACCTGCACCCAGATGACAGCCACCGAGCAGTGGATCTTCCTATGCGCTGCCCACAAGACCCCTAAAGAG TGCCCCGCCATCGACTACACCAGGCACACGCTGGACGGAGCTGCCTGCCTTCTCAATAGCAACAAATACTTCCCCAGCAG GGTGAGCATCAAGGAGTCGTCAGTGGGCAAACTGGGTTCGGTTTGTCGTCGCATCTACAGGATATTCTCCCACGCCTACTTCCACCACCGCCAGATATTTGACAAGTATGAG AATGAAACATTCCTGTGTCACCGCTTCACGCGCTTCGTGATGAAGTACAACCTGATGTCCAAGGACAACCTGATCGTGCCCATCCTGGAGGAGGAGGTGCAGAACACATCGTCGGCCGGTGAGAGCGAGGCCTGA
- the LOC133659012 gene encoding MOB-like protein phocein isoform X3 codes for MAFRKFLPLFDRVLVERLTAETVTKGGIMLPEKSQGKVLQATVVAVGPGSVNQDFYNWPDESFEEMDSTLAVQQYIQQNIRSDCSNIDKILEPPEGQDEGVWKYEHLRQFCLELNGLAVKLQSECHPDTCTQMTATEQWIFLCAAHKTPKECPAIDYTRHTLDGAACLLNSNKYFPSRVSIKESSVGKLGSVCRRIYRIFSHAYFHHRQIFDKYENETFLCHRFTRFVMKYNLMSKDNLIVPILEEEVQNTSSAGESEA; via the exons ATG GCCTTCAGAAAGTTCCTGCCACTGTTTGACCGTGTGCTGGTGGAGCGTCTCACCGCCGAGACGGTGACCAAGGGCGGCATCATGCTGCCAGAGAAGTCCCAGGGCAAAGTGCTGCAGGCCACAGTGGTGGCTGTCGGACCCGGTTCTGTCAATCAG GACTTCTACAACTGGCCGGATGAGTCATTCGAAGAGATGGACAGCACCCTGGCTGTTCAACAG TACATCCAGCAGAACATCCGCTCAGATTGCTCCAACATAGACAAAATCCTGGAGCCTCCGGAGGGTCAGGATGAGGGCGTGTGGAAGTATGAGCACCTCAG ACAATTTTGCTTGGAGCTCAACGGACTAGCAGTCAAACTGCAG AGCGAGTGCCATCCAGACACCTGCACCCAGATGACAGCCACCGAGCAGTGGATCTTCCTATGCGCTGCCCACAAGACCCCTAAAGAG TGCCCCGCCATCGACTACACCAGGCACACGCTGGACGGAGCTGCCTGCCTTCTCAATAGCAACAAATACTTCCCCAGCAG GGTGAGCATCAAGGAGTCGTCAGTGGGCAAACTGGGTTCGGTTTGTCGTCGCATCTACAGGATATTCTCCCACGCCTACTTCCACCACCGCCAGATATTTGACAAGTATGAG AATGAAACATTCCTGTGTCACCGCTTCACGCGCTTCGTGATGAAGTACAACCTGATGTCCAAGGACAACCTGATCGTGCCCATCCTGGAGGAGGAGGTGCAGAACACATCGTCGGCCGGTGAGAGCGAGGCCTGA
- the LOC133659012 gene encoding 10 kDa heat shock protein, mitochondrial isoform X2: protein MAFRKFLPLFDRVLVERLTAETVTKGGIMLPEKSQGKVLQATVVAVGPGSVNQKGNILPNSVKVGEKVLLPEYGGTKVSLDDKDYFLFRDGDILGKYVD, encoded by the exons ATG GCCTTCAGAAAGTTCCTGCCACTGTTTGACCGTGTGCTGGTGGAGCGTCTCACCGCCGAGACGGTGACCAAGGGCGGCATCATGCTGCCAGAGAAGTCCCAGGGCAAAGTGCTGCAGGCCACAGTGGTGGCTGTCGGACCCGGTTCTGTCAATCAG AAAGGAAACATACTGCCAAACAGCGTGAAGGTTGGAGAGAAGGTCCTCCTACCAGAATACGGTGGGACTAAAGTCAGTCTGGATGATAAG GACTACTTCCTGTTCCGTGATGGTGACATCCTGGGTAAATATGTGGATTAA